TTTCACCATCTCTTCTGCTTCTTGCGGGTTCAGGCAAAGAGGCTTCTCACACATTACGTTAACGCCGGCATGCATTGCATCAACGGTAATCTGGTAGTGAGTATTGTTCGGAGTACATACGTGTACTACATCAAGATCTTCTTTTTCCAGCATCTCTTTGTAGTCGTAGTAGTACTTCTCTACATGCATCAGTTCTGCTTTCTCTTTAGCATTAAAGCTGTCACACACAGCGACAACTTCTACGTTGCCCATACGGCGAAGTGCTTCAACATGACCAAGACCGATAAAACCAGTACCGATAACGGCAGCTCTATACTTTTTCATTTGTTTCATCCTTATTAGAATATTTGTAGAGTCTGACGACAGCCTGCAAACCCCGAGAACTGCCGCCAGATTTAATCTTTATTAGTCAACGACTTTTGCGTTCCAGTTAAATACTTTGGCCATCTGCTGCAGCTTGGCTTTCTGGTTGCCGACAATGATCATCTGGTGGTGGCTGGATAGCTCTTCCATGACCTTTTCACCATCTTTGTAACGGATCAGCGAAGCGTTGAGGGCATCAGTTCCCGGGAACTGCATATACTCTTCAAGTTTCGCCGGAATAATGGCAATTTCGTTAAAGTCCTGATGAATCTTAGCCAGCGTGATATCACCGGTAGGCAGCTCACAGTCAACCATGTAAGCGTTGTCATCTACGATAGAGAGTACTTTCGGCACCATCTTGTACTTGGTACAGAAGTTACGGTTAGCGTTACCGCCGTAGCCGCAGTGCACGCCAAGGGCACAGTTATCCGGCTCTGGTACGTCAGGGAATGCATCCATTCTCTCGTGAGCAATTGCTGCCATACCAACAAGGAAAGGATAGATATTGGTCATCATCAGCGGCTCATACAGGGAGCGGTACATGATATAGGTGCTTAGCATGGTCAAAGTGTCACCCTCACAGCACCAGATAATGTCTTCTTTTTCGAACAACATATTCCAGACAACGCATGGGGTAGTAGCACAGCTGGCGGACTCATTCAGACAGTTAGCGCCGATACCTTCTACGTCACCCACTTCATCAATCACCTCTTTAACGGCGATATAGAGTTTTGCAGGAAGAAGCTGTTGATGCTGGTTAAGGCCTTCGTTTTCTACGTTCCAGCTCTCCCACTCAGCCATCGCTTCTTCGTCAGAGATCTCAGCAGCACGTTCGTTTACTGCTTTCCAGCTGCGGTAGATAATTTGAACGCCGGTGGCTTCTTCCATGCGCTCGGTACACTCTTTTTCCCACCAGTAAAAACGCTTAAAGATCCCCGGCTGCATACCTTCGCCCGGATCGTCCTGAAACATCAGGAACTTGGCACCTTGTTTCAGATGAGATTTCACACCGATTGAGCGAAGAACCACTTTACCCAGTTCAACGTTATAAGGCGAGAATACGTTCATGCCACGGGCACGCAGGTAGGAAACAATTTCCCAGTCCCACATTTCCACCGTACCAAACTTGGATGTCAGAACCACCATTGGCAAGTCGTACTGGCTAAGCTCTTCCTGATGACGGAAAGCGGCAAAAATAAGCTGAGGGAATACGATAGCATCAGCCTCTGCCGGTAACTCTTCTCCCACTACGATTGGGTCAAGAAACTCAGCTTCCTTTCCGTACATCTCTTTCAGTCGCAGCATCTGCTCATCGAATTCCAGTTTTTCCCTGTCATTTGTTTCGCTAAACGTCACAGGGACTAACTTTGCTCTAATATCTAATTTCATTGCTCCCGCCTTTTCTTTTCGAAAACAGTTTATTTTCTTATGCTTCTCATCGCCTCTGAAGACAATGAGTAAACTGTTCTATCTAATTTATGTTTTTACTATACTATTTATTTTCGAAGTGAAAATACGGTTTTTATATATTTGTGCTATTCGTCATATTTCGCAATTTATATTTGTGTTCTAAGTCATGTTTTTTCGAATCACAAAAACATTCTGTTACAAAATTACCACTAAACCGTAAAGCAACTATTAAATTAAGCCATTGTTTTATATAAAAATAAAAGCAAAAAATAAAAGTATCAAAAACAGAAGTACAGCAAGAAAAAAATTACAGTAGTTGAAAGCATTGATTTCGTTACAAAAATAAAAAAGAGTGGCAAGTAACCAGAGGCAAAATGAGAGTGGTATGGCGAAAAGAGGCGATTAATCTCTGTTTCATTTTCGAAATAAAAAAGATGAAAGCGATAACTAACATCAGCTTTCATCTAAATCGAGGGTGGGATCATTATTATAATAAGCCGTTTGCGAGGCTGTTTATGTGAAAACACTGTATTTACAAAATATTGTGTTCACAAAGCTATACGTTAAGAAAGCAATACGCTAAGAAAGCATAGCCCTCTGCAAACGGCTGTTATTAAGTTAAATACTGTTCAGTTCAACAAAATAGTCGTTCATATCGTGACACAGCTTGCTATACAGATTGCGATAGCGACTGTATCTCTCTCTGTTTTCCTCAATTGGCGTATAAGAGCATTTCACGTCAATATGTGCCTTTGCGGTTTCAGCGATATCATCAATAACACCGATAGCATTCCCAGCCAACAGTGCCGTTCCCCACAGGGCTTCGTCGTGTCTGGACATAATATCGACCCGAAGGTTACAGACATCAGCAATGATCTGCGGCCAGACAGAAGAGTTAGCTCCCCCGCCAATCATCTTGATCGACTCCATTTTGATATGGGGATATAGCTCACGGATAGAGTCAACGGTCAATGAAATCTCATAGGCATAAGACTCCAGTAACGAACGATAAAAATGCGCCGGTTTATGCATCAGTGTATGGCCTAAAAACATCCCTTTAATATCTTCATTAAAAGGCATGTTGCTGCCACTAAGCAGCCCGATACACATCAGGGCATCGGAGCCGACCGGTACTTCCCTTGCTTCGAGGTCGATTTCAGTAAACTCTCGCCCTTCACAGAAGTTATCTTTGAACCATTTAATGATAATGCCTGAACCGGGGATATATTTATGCAGAATGTAGTTATTGTCTGTCGCATTCAGCAGAGCGTCGTAGTTCATCGACTTCAGGTTAGGAATGTACTTGTCTACCATACAACTGACCGCGCCGTATGAAGAAGCTTCAAACACCAAGTCGTTAATTTGCGACACGTTCGATCCGACTATACCAGCTACCTTATCTCCTGAACCGGAAACTAAGGTAACATCAGGGCTAAGGCCCAACAGTTTGCTGTACTCTTGTGCCAGAGTCGCTACTTTCTCATTAGACTTAGTAATACGCGGCAGTTTATCGATTGAAATCCCCACCAGATCACACAGCCTTTTACTCCACGAGCAGTTTGCAATATCAGCAAGGCCGGTCCAGGTAATGAATGAGCTATCTATTGTGGTGTCTTCTATTCTGCTTTTTGCCAGCTTCGCAATGATATAACTGCTTATCATCATGTACTTTTTCACTCTGGCAGCATCCTGAGCAAACTCTTTCTCAAACCACTCTATCTTTGGTGCCATAAGTGGTGAGTTAGTACCCGAAATTTCCACCAGCAAGCGGCTGTGTTTCTTCAGCATGTTCTTAGCATACGGATAGTAGCGGGTATCAAGGGAACACGACCATGACGTAATATCATTCAGGTTTTCATCGACTCCCATAACGCCTGCCATCTGACCGGTGAAGGCAACGGATTTAACACAGGAAGGATCGTCGATTTTATCCAGTGCGCTTTTAAAGCAGCTGAGTACGGAATCAAAAATGTATTCTCCGCTCTGCAGGAAAACCCCGGCGCTTGGGTTATCAATTTTCATTTCTTTGGTAGATAGAGCGAGACAACTGCCGTGCGTATCATAGATACCCACTTTTATGTAGCTTGTCCCTAAGTCAATTGCCGCCAGTAATGTCGGTTTCATTGACTGCCTCCTTAAAAGTACAAGATGTTCTATAATTAGAGCCCGCAAAACGGGCTCTGTTACTGACTAACCTATAATTATCAGTCTGGTTTAGTCAAACGCAATAACGTGCTTAAGGCCTTTTGCCGCAGCCGCATTCTCTAGGGCACGGTCAAACTCATCGATAGAGTAAGTTTCCGAAACAATCAGATGCAGCGGAATACGCTTATCGTTTACCAACTTGCTGCACAAACGGTAGTCATAAACACTCTGCTTAGTACAACCGTGGATGCTCAGCTGCTTATAGTGGATGGTGTTTGAGTTAAGCGGCACCATCTCTTTGTCTTTTGGCAAACCACCGAAGAACAGAATTTTACCATTCATGTTCATATACTCTGTAGACTGAGACTGAGCGATAGCTGCAGGTGCTGCGATAATGCTTACATCAACCCCTTTTCCGGTTACTTCCTTAACGGCTGCTTTCAGATCGCCACTTACAGGATAAACATCCGGGAACAGCTCTTTCGCTTTAGCCAGACGCTCTTCACTTAAATCAGCCACCAGTATTTTTGCTGCACCAAACAGCTTACACACCATCACGTGCATCAGACCAATCGGGCCCATGCCCACAACCAACACATCGTCACCCGGCAGGATGTTGATCTGCTTCTGGCCGTTATATACACAGCTTAACGGTTCAACCAGTGATGCTTCCGCAAAAGAGATCTCATCATCAAGAGGGGCAATATTACCCTGCTCAATGGCAATAGCCGGAATGCGGACATATTCAGCAAAACCGCCGTCCATGGTTACGCCCCAGGCATCGTAATCATCACACAGATGAGTCTGACCACTTACACATAGGTCACAGGTGCCACAGCCAATATTTGGTGCAATAGCCACTTTCTGGCCCTTGTAATAGCCCTTAACCTGCGGACCAACTTCTTCAATGATGCCGGCAAACTCGTGACCGATGATCAACGGGTTATCCTCTGAAACATCTTTGTAGCCATTGTTATACATACGCACATCGGTACCACAAAGAGAAGCGGATTTAACTTTAAGAAGCATCTCGTTGTCGGCGATCTTAGGTATTGCAACTTCTTCTACCTGAACGTTTAACTTGCCTTTAAGTCTTGCAGCTTTCATCTTACTCTTCTCCAATGTAAACAGGGCGTTTTTCCAGCAGGGATTTTAGACCTTCCTGAACCAGAATCAGTGCCATTTTACCGTCGTGACCTGTTACTAATGTCTCAGTATCATTCTGAATAGCCTCAACAAACGCTTTGGCTTCAGCCACATAGGCATCTTTATACAACTTAGTCCATGACGGCATAGAATCTGTGTGCAACAACTTATCTTTTGTTACCAGTTCAACATTGTTGTTTTTCTGGCTGCCGACTTTCGCAATACCGTGGGTACCCAGAATTTCTGCACGGGCATCGTAGCCATACTGAACATACTGAGCGCCATCAACCATACCCAGAACACCGTTTTCAAACTCAAGTAGTACAGCACAGGTATCGTAGTAATCAGGGTAATCCTGAGCGACTTCAGGTGAGCGGAAGTTACGGCCGATAGCGTGAATCATCTTCACTTCAGATCCCGCATACCAACGCAACGTATCAAGGTCGTGGCTGTTTACTTCGCCGATTGGTCCGGCGCTGTCTGAGATATCAAACATCCAGGCTTTCGGTTCACTCGGGCCATGTGTCAGTGACTTGATCATGGTCACTTCACCAACCTGTTTGTTTTCAATGATCTCTTTACCTTTCTGGAAGCTCTCATCAAAACGGCGCATAAAACCAAGCTGAAGCTTAACGTTATTTGCTTTGCACGCTTCAATCATTGCGTCACACTCTTCTGCGCTGCCTGCCATCGGCTTCTCACAGAAAACATGCTTTCCGGCGTTCGCTGCTGCAACTACGATATCTTTATGGAACTGAGTTGGTGTAACCACAACAATGGCATCAACTTCATCGTTGTTAAGAACATCCTGATAATCAGTATATTGATACGGGACATTCAGCTCCTGCTGAGCTGCATCCAGATTCTCCTGAAACGGGTCACAAATCGCGATTAGCTGCGCATTAGGTACATTGCCGTTGTAGCTTCTGGCGTGGATCATGCCCGCACGGCCACAACCGATAAGACATACATTAATTTTATCTTTCATCTGCTTATTACCTTTGCAAATAACGGGGCAACCTCTCTGCACTTTTGCTGGAGTCTTGCGGAGAAGCCGCCCGGATTCTTCAACCTAGTGACATTAAGCGCCTAGTTCTGCTTTTAGCTCTTCAACAATCTTGATACCTGAAGAACTACCGATACGGGTTGCACCCGCTTCAATCATTGCTCTTGCATCAGCCAGAGTACGCACACCACCAGACGCTTTTACCTGAACGCCAGAATACTTTTTCATGATGGCAATATGTTCTGGTTTAGCACCATCAGTACCGAAGCCTGTAGAGGTTTTAACGAAGTCAGGCTTAACCTGAGCAGCCACTTTTGATACTTCGATAATCTCTTCTTCAGTCAGGTAGCAAGTCTCGTAAATTACCTTACATACAATGCCGCCTTTACGCGCCACAGCTACCAGAGACTCCATTTCGCGTTTGATGTAATCCCAGTCATGCTCTTTTACACGACCAACATTCAGTAGGTAATCAAACTCTTCTGCACCTTTATCTACTGCATCTTGCGCTTCAAACGTTTTTGCTTCGATAGTTGTCTGACCCAGAGGGAAGCCGATAGCAGCACCAGTTAATACACCAGAACCTTTTAGCATTTCACGGCACATTTCTACCGGGTAAGAGTTGATTGCCACTGATGCAAAACCGTATTCACGGGCTTCATCACATAGCTTCTGGAAATCTTCTTTAGTCGCGTATGCGTGAAGGTTAGTGTGGTCAAATAGGGCAGCAAGATCGGTAACTGTTAAGCTCATTGTTCTCTCCAAATTTTCATTTTCAAAGAGATTTGCTTTTATATACATTCATAAAGCAAACCTTCATCTTCATTTCGAAAATACTATATCTCTAAATTTTCGTTTTGAAAAGCTAAATTTTCGTTTACTTGTGATGCAATTCATAATTTTTCTTCTTTTTTGTTTTTTGACTTCTATCGTTTCCACATTACATAACAAAAACTGATTAATGACCATCAGCCACAACTACCCTTTAATTTATGATTTAATAATCATATTTATCAGTTAGATACATAAACTATTTTGATTCAAAGCATAGATTTTTAATTGGTTGTAATTGGGAAATTGCATCCATATAATGAAAGCAAATAAAAATAGTGCACAGAGAAACAAGAGAGTTTGAACGCTATGTCCAAAAAAGCCATGTACGGGGAACAGAGAAAACAGCAAATTCTCGGCCTGATAAAAGAAAAGAAAAGTGTCAGCGTTAATGAGTTAGCACAGTACTTTAATGTCACTACGGCGACCATCAGAACTGACCTGACTGAACTGGAAAAAGCCGGCGAAGTGATAAGAACCCATGGCGGCGCAATTCTGAAATCAGATATTGCCCACGAAAAGTTTCTCAACGAACGTGAAAATGAAGACAAAAAAATCAAAGTAGCCTTCAAAGCCATTGAGTTGATCGAAGAAGAAGACTCCATACTGATAGACACCGGCACCAGTACCGCAGCATTGGCCAGAATACTCGCTAATTCTGATCTTAAGCGTCTACGTATCTTCACTAATGACTTCGAAATTGCAAAATTGCTGGAAGGAAAAAGTGAGTTCGACGTGCATATTCTTGGCGGCCGTATCCGTAAAGGCTTCCATTACAGCTATGGCGGAACTGCCATTTCTGAATTGCGCAAGTACAAGTTTGATAAGCTTTTTCTGGCAACATCCTCTTTAAGTTTTGACGACGGCCTGACAACTTATCATACCGAAACTGCCGATTTAAAAGTCGAGATGATTCGTTCTGCCAACAAAAAAATCCTTCTGCTCGATTCAACCAAGGTAAACAAGATCTCCTTTGCTAAATTTGCCGAGCTCAGTGATGTGGATATCGCCGTTGTAGATAATGAAGTATCTAAGTTCGACTATGAAAACCTGTCGGAAGAGATCGAAAACGTCATTATTGCTTAACCTTTACAGAGTCAGTTGTGACCAATGATATAAGCCCTTCCTGATAGAAGGGCTTATTGGTTTAGCCGGTAAGAAAATACTTTTTGTTTTTAAAAGCTAAACTTATAGCGGGTATGGTAGTAATAGGTTTCACCCGGATTAAGTATCGAACTTGGTTCAGGCCACTCGGGATGATTTGGTGAATCAGGCAGGAACTGAGTTTCCAGAGCGACCCCCGAATAGTCGGCATACACTCCTCCCGCCCGTCTTGGCGTTCCCTGATTCCAGTTACCCGTGTAAAACTGCATCCCCGGTTTATCAGTATAAACAGATAGGCGAATCGATTCGTCACTGTTTGTCAGTTCAGCCACCGGGTGAGAAACGTCTCGCTCCGGATCAAACAGGTAACAGTGATCATATCCTTTCGCCGCTTGCTGCTCTTTATCAGCCAGAAAACGGTTGCTGATAACCTGAGCCTGTAAGAAATCAAAGTTAGTCCCCTGCACATTACGCAATGAACCTAACGGGATACCATCCGCATCTACCGGCAGATAGTAATGAGAATTTATTTTTAACTTATGTTGACGGCAGTCGCTACCCTGCTCTGCATCCTGCAAATTGAAATAGGCGTGATTGGTCAGATTAACCGGCGTAGCTTTATCCGTCGTCGCATTATAACGGATACTGATTTCGCTATTTTCAGTCAGAGTGTAAGTGAGCAGGACTTTTAGTTCACCGGGAAAGCCTTGATCGCCATCAGGTGACACAAGTGAGAAACAGACACTGCTGCGGCTATGGTCAACAATTTTCCATCTTCTGCGGTTAAACCCGTCCGGTCCGCCATGCAATATGTTTTCGCCTTGATTAACATGTGTCTGGTATTGAGTGCCACTAATACTGAAGCGACCAGCAGAAATCCGGTTGGCAAAACGTCCTACCGTCGCACCGAAATAAGTAGAGTGCTGTTCGAAATCAGCCATACCGGATACACCGAGCAGTACTTCCTTATCTTCTCCGTTTAGGGGTAGCTTACAACTGAGCCAGGTGGCTCCTATATCCATAAATGTGGCCTTTACCCCTCTGTTATTGGTAAGTACAACTATCTTGGCAGCGTCACCATCATAAGCAGGTTCGCGCGTCATTGTTTTCGCCAGATTTACTGTCATTGCCTATTCTCTTTTTGTCTAACCTGCAGCGGTTAACTAAAAAAACGCAGTAACTAAAACAGCGTTTAGTTACTGCTCCCAATAAAAATACTCAATAGAGCAATAATGGCCGCCTTGTTTCTAACGACGTCGTCAGCTTACCTGCAAGATTTCAATTCAAAAATATAATTTTCATATATTTTTGATATCGATCTTAATTTTAAACCTAATTTGCTATAAAAACCCTCACTACATTAAAACGAAAAGCAAGGTTCGCAGATAAACGCAAATCTATTCCACTTCATCATTCTATTTCTGGTTACCTAAAGGAAGAATGCTCCGCAACCCAAAATAAACCAATAAAATCATAACATTAACCGTGACAAAGCTTTATTTTCATCACTATGAACCTTGTAATCTTGCAATTGACATCGTCGACTTTCGGTTATTTAGTGTTCTGGATCACGCTTCTGAAACGAATCTGCTCTGTTCAATAAAAAAACATGACGAAGAACACAAACATTCAAAAGACAAGTTTTTCATTTAAAAAATGATCGTTATATTATTTTCGAAATGAAAACATATTTACCTCTTAGTCGCTGCTTGAAACATCAAACCAACGGCTAAGAACTTCTCACTAGTTAGTGAGTTTTAAGAAGTTCAGGCAGATGCGGATCAAGATGTCTTCGGGTCTGTCAGCAATTTAAAACTGGAAATACCCTACAAATTAGGAAATGTGTTATGAAAAAAGAACTTGATTCAAAGTTACTGTTCCGAATCGGTAACCTCTCTATCTTTATGATAGGTCTGGGGTTTGCGGTACGGGCAAACATCGCCCCTGATCTTCAGGCGGATATTTACGACAAAATCGACATTCTAAGCTCAGCCTCTATGGTAGGTGAAGCCCTTGGCGCGACCTTTACCGGTTTCGCACTCACCCTTCTGTTTGGTAGTGCCATGGTTGACTGGATGGGAATGAAACGTATGCTTTTGTTCTCTGCATTTGGTTACATCGCAAGTACTGCTGGTCTTCTTGCCGCAGCGATGATGCCTGTTTCTGAACTGTCTGTTTATATTGTCTGGTGTAGTTTGTTACTTACCGGCCTCGGCTGGGGGGCAGTTGAAGCCGCTTCCAACCCTATGATTGCCGCCCTATTCCCTGAAGAAAAAGCCCACAGGCTGAATGTTCTTCACTCCTGGTGGCCTGCCGGTATCGTAGTTGGCGGCCTGGCTGGTGTGTTGTTCAGTGCTCTTGGTCTGCCATGGCACCTTAACCTCTTACTACTCTTTATTCCTGCCCTGTTAATGGCTAAGTGGGCTCTGATGACTGAGTTCCCGGTAACCGAGCGTGTTGCCAATGGCGTCAGCTATAAAGACATGGTACTTGAACTCGTCCGTCGTCCTCTTTTCTGGGTGTTCTGGGCATGTATGTTCCTGACGGCAGCATCAGAACTTGCCCCGGGTCAGTGGGTAAACGTCGCGCTATCAAATATCGTTGGTATGCAGGGTATTCTTCTGCTGGTTTACGTAAGTGGCCTGATGTTTGTTATGCGTAACTTTGCCGGTGTTGTATTTAAACATATCTCTTCTGTAGGCCTGATGACTCTGAGCTGCATATTCGCTGCTGGCGGTCTTTATGCCTTAAGCCTTGCTGACTCACCGCTGCCGGCATTCCTTGCGGCAACCGTCTGGGGTATTGGTGTTTGTTATATGTGGCCGACTATGCAGGGTATTATCTCTGAGCGTTTCCCTAATGGTGGTGCCCTGGCTCTTGGTTTGCTTGGTTTTGCAGGTGGTCTTTCAATTCAGTTCGTACTGCCTCAGATGGGCGCCATCTTCGATGCTGCACGTGCTGAAGCAGCTGGTGGTGCAGATAAACTGGCGTCACTGTCTCCTGAGATGATGACGGAAGTAACACGCTACGCATCTGTTGAATCCTTCCAGGCAGTATCTGTTGTTCCGCTGGTGATTCTGCCTATCTTCGCTATCATCTGGATCTTCGATCTGTTTAAGAAGAAGAACACACCATCAGTATCTGCTGAAGAGAACGCCTAATCGTTTAAGCTCTTTTCAGATAACCACTAAAAAGCTGGTCTTTACTGACCAGCTTTTTTATTGCCTATCTATTTTCTAAAAAACTCTCTGACTACAACCGTCATGCCTTATCATTGCTAAAAACTAAGCTATATCCCTCTTCACAAAGCTCAACATCCAGTGAAGAGAGGTTCTCAATATAGCGATCTGCCTCAGGCAGTGCCTGTTTAGAAAACTGGCTTAGTACAGCTACTGTTCTGGCTCCTGCACATATACCTGCTGTTAGTCCCGACGGGGCATCTTCAAATACCACACACTCTTCGGCCATTAAGCCAAGTCCGGCAGCTCCCAGTAAGTAAGGCTCCGGATCCGGTTTTCCTTTTGTAACCAATTCGGGTGTAATCAGTAACTCTGGTCTTGGAATACCTGCGGCGTCAATTCGGGCTTTGGCCACAGGTAAAGTTCCCGAAGTAACAATTGCCCAAGGGACAGAGTTACGGTTAAGTTCATTCAGAAACTCTATTGTTCCCGGAAGCGTTACAACCCCTTCTACATCTGTACTTTCCTGGTGCTGCAGCCATGCGATCTCTTCTGCTACTTTGTGTTCTGAACAACCTTGCATGAGTTGTCTGATAGTCTCTGCGGCCGGACGCCCATGGTAAACTTCTGACGCTATTGCGAAATCTATTCCATTTCTTTTACACCACGTCATCCATGCCCGGTCAACAGCATCGTTTGAGTCCACCAGCGTGCCATCCAGATCAAACAGTATCCCTTTAAATTTCATGTTATACCTCTGCTAATTATTCTTTTCTCACAATAATAAACAAAAACAATAAAAAACCAAAAACTTCATTACAAAAATTATGAGAATCGGATTAGATGCCTGTTCGACATTATCGAACGGGATGATCCAGCTACCAAAACCACTTCAGACTGCTGGCTATATAGACAAGAATCCCGTTATATAGGCGTAGACAAAGCGATGCTATCCGGATAAGACAATGATCAATGAAACGAAGAGAATACAATCGGTAGAACGGAGTTTTATGATTCTGGAGGCATTGGCTGCCAGTGATAGTGCCATACCTTTGCAGCAACTTTCCGAACAACTGAACCTGAATAAAACGACTCTGCACGGTCTGCTGAATACCATGGCTGCCATGGGGTATATCAGTAATACCTGCCGCGGTTACAGACTCGGATTAAGACTTGGAGAATTGTCCCGTTCATTAGATCATACATACGATAGCCTGAGAGAACAGTACAGGCCGCTTATCCGTAATATGTCCTCTTCCACCGGTCACACAGCCTACTTGGCGGTTCCCTGTGGTACCCGGGAATACCTCTACATAGAAGCTGTTGAAGGAGAAAATCCGCTGACAATCCGTAGCCCGAGAGGGCGAAGAGAGGGATTGACGACTTCTGCCATCGGCAAGCTATTTGTTGCACTGGATGAAGAACTGGATTTACGCAGAAGCCTGCGCAAAGCAGGTAAGCTGAAGCCTGAAATAGAGCAAAAATTAGATAAAATCGTCCATCAGGGCTACTCCATTGATCACGGAGGTGCACAACCGGGGCTGAGTTGTATGTCAATTCCCCTGTTTCATAGCGGTTGTCTGATTGCTGCTGCAGGTATGAGCGGACCAACACAAGAGCTGACCACTGAAAAGCTGACGCACTATGCTT
This is a stretch of genomic DNA from Vibrio sp. SCSIO 43137. It encodes these proteins:
- a CDS encoding IclR family transcriptional regulator; protein product: MINETKRIQSVERSFMILEALAASDSAIPLQQLSEQLNLNKTTLHGLLNTMAAMGYISNTCRGYRLGLRLGELSRSLDHTYDSLREQYRPLIRNMSSSTGHTAYLAVPCGTREYLYIEAVEGENPLTIRSPRGRREGLTTSAIGKLFVALDEELDLRRSLRKAGKLKPEIEQKLDKIVHQGYSIDHGGAQPGLSCMSIPLFHSGCLIAAAGMSGPTQELTTEKLTHYASIFKKQSLNCKPII